The genomic region AGATCGGTAAAAAAAGGTTGTAGTACAGCAAATTATTTTGGTAGCTTTTCTCATTTTCTGCATGGACAGAACTCCCATACAGCGCAAAATGCGGGCCGATGGGATTGCAATTAATCGAGGTACAAAGGAATAGTACACCTGCTTTTTTTTCTTTACGATGTAGGAATAGTACACCTACGCAGTAGCCACTTTGTAGTCTGGGAATAAGAAGAATATCTCCTTCTCACTATAGCACGGTACCACCATAGCAGCAGCCCACTGCCCTCCCCCTCTTTCCCTCACCATCTCTTCTCCAACATGGTCTTCTTCCCCCTCTCTTCCAGACATATATGTCAGCCGACTCATCTGGCTGCGACTGCGGCAGTGGCGCTCGATGGATCCGAAAACACACTCCGTTCTGGTGAAGGGTGAACGGAGCTATCGCAAACCAGAATTGCTTTATGGTTGTAACGTCCCTGTCGCCCGAAAAAAttatactacctccgtcccataatataaaagttttttgacactaatctagtgtaaaaaacgctcttggAGTATGTGACAAGCTTAAGCAGTGGAGGCATTTTTAAGTTAAACACGGTGTTCGAGCAACAGAACGGTGTAATACATAGCGGTTCAAACGAGCAGGgactataagagcatctccagtcgtttggccccccagggcgccggaaAAGAGCGGCATGGGGGCGAGCCGGGGCTATTTCGGTCCCTGGGGTTCGGTTCGCCCCAATCACACGCCCACGGTCGCAGCGGGTTCGGTGAAGTTCGTCTTTTTTTTAAACTCGGCGACTTTTGCATGACCTCGGCCATTTTTCGTCCAAATTTGTAAAGAAACTTAAAAACGCGCATGAACTAACTAAAAACAAACTAAAAAGCCTAGCcactgccaccaccgccgccgccgctgccgactacatgccgagaagcctgtagaagtGGTTAGTCGCcaccgtcgtcatcatcgtcgtcgtcgcgcACCTCGCCCGCggcgtccctgctgcacccctcaCCTGGGTCGCCGACAACGCTCAATGGCCCGGCCCTGACCTGGTCGTCGCTGTCGATGACGATAATGCCGCCCTCCTCGGCGCGGCGACGGGCCCGGGCCTGGGTCTGCAGGTACGCCCAACGCTGGCGGCGCACCTGCTCACGGACGTAGTCCTCCCTCGCCCATTTGAGGGCGGACTCGTCGTCGGGGGCCACCATGCTGGCGTGCTCCGAATTCACGGGGAGCAACCCCGGCTTgggcttcggccggaccaggcAGAGGGAGCGCCTCGTCGACGCTTTGTCGTAGGGGAGGTCTCGTTGATGACAAGGGCGCCGCTCCGCGTGCGACACCCGAGCGGTGTCTCCTCTGTCTTGGGCTTGACGAAGTGGAGGGCCGGCGAGCTGGAGCCAGACGACGAGGACGATCCCGCCTCCATTCGCCGGTATCCAGGAACTaccgcggcggcgagagaaggaggggcGCGGCGGGTACTCCAGCAGCGGCacattgccggtctcgatgtggtcgaggacggcgtcGAGTGTGCGGACGGGGACGCCCAATCACTCGCGCCGCCCTTCGGAGTTGAGGCGGCCGCGCGGGATGATGCCATTGACGGAGGCGATCTGCTCCTCGCGGCGGCGCTCGAAGTACAGCGTCCACAGCGTTTCGCTGTCGGGCGCGTACCTCGTCTCGTTCCGCTGCTCCTCCGTTAGCGAGGAGCGGATGCGGGCTATCTCCGCCCGCCGTGCGGCTCCTTCGGCGACCGGCggcaccgggacgccgccggcACTCAGCCTCCACGCCTCAAGTACGCGCATGTCTGTGggcgccgggtactcggcctcgtagagaAGGCGCGCCTCCGTCTCCTGGAGGtgtcggcggccgaagccgttcaccGCTGCGCTGTCGCCTGGGTATCTCTCGGCCACTTCGCTCGTCGGCAGGGAAGGCAGTGGGGGGAGAGCTTGTCGGCGGGAAGAAAgctttcgtgggagggagaggagaggttgTGGCGCTCACCGGCGGGGAAGGCACCTTTTTATATCCGAAGCGGGTGGCAGGCGGGGCAGCATGCGGGAGGACGCGTGGCCTATCCAAGCGGACGCGCGTCGGCggcgtcttcactgcgccgcccgtgaggcatcaatggaggctgaccggcacgGCAGCACGGCAGCCTTcacattgattcccgcgggaaccgaggcgatgaggtcgACAAAGTGGTTGTCTCGCTGACTCGGCCAGTCCGCGGCTGTTTTGCACCAACACGCTCGCCCCGGCCTCCCCGAGCGCCCCCCCGGCGTgttgggttcggcctgggtccgccggcactgatttcggcccaagccggcgaaaaacggTCTCCTGGAAACGTGACTAGGCCGTTTTTTCTGCGCCGGCGgagaaaaatcgcctggggaggtcGTTCTGGAgtcgcggctggagatgctctaagcatccTGCGATAAGGGGGTTTGCACTGAGAGAGGATAAAATGCCACATGTATATATCCATAGAGACATGATAACTGCACCACGATCGAGTTGGCTTACTCCCACGTAAACCAGAACAAAAGATTTTGCTAACCGACGCAAAACACAGTCCTAGAGGATCTGCGATGGGCCCAAAACACACAAAAGGAGCGCGTCTGGTTGACACAAAAATTACAGGCCCCAGCAAAGAAAAAGTGGCAACGCGTCTCACCAATACAGTCGGCAGCACACAAAACACATCGTCTTATGTTTTACTTAAATCAATCAGAAAACTGCTAATATATCCAACAGATCCTCCATCACCTGTGTCGAGCCCAAATGTGGCATTATATCATGTTCCTGGTTCCTTGGTCGGCGATCGATGCGGGAGAAGGTGCTTgccaatcactagtagaaaaaggcccatttatCCCGGTTCATGAGGGCAATTTGTCCCGGttgccaaaccggtactaaagggtcggTAGTAAAGTCCaatatctttagtcccggttcgcccaggaaccgggacagatggggctccacgtggccgctgctgctagcccaggcaggagggccttttgtcccggttggtgccaccaaccgagaccaaaaggctttcacgcgtcagcagttcaggggctgaggtttttgttttttcggagaggggggggaggggggtttgggggttttgggggttttgggggatttttagggttaatttaggtgttctGTATATTGttttagctagctaatagagaaaagtgtccacttttatctccgtgcttggtcgacgctaagtattatacgtatagagaggactcaacacgctagctagctagtaagcaaatgaaggaaaccattaattacagaagatcgtcatgaacatatacagagagaagtgatcgacctctccttctacgagagattggtcgaacaataaGTTTTCCTATATCCACTAATAGAAAATAGGGCATACGTTCGGACCAAAtaagcccattagtctcggttcggtCACGAGCCGGgacccatgggcccattggtcccggttcatgaggccagggggcctgccgggcttcgtggggtattggtcccggttcatctggaccctTTGGTCCtgattggtgggacgaaccgggaccaatgggcctcgctcctagcccaccaccattgataccggttggtggcttgaatcgggaccaaagggtggcctttagtcccggttcatgccacgaaccgggaccaatgaggtgcctatatatacccctcgccggcgagcagagcactccactgctctgtttttcttgCCGGCCattggagagctttgtggtgctctagctcacctcctatgaacactaggtgttcgatgaaatgcccgagccacactacttaagcttccTCCTACCCATGTATGTCTGGTACCCTGGCCCTCTCTCCCCATGTATGTCTTATAGGCACGGGGCAGGCCGAAACATCACTTGTTTGAGATGCTATTTGTTAGTCAGGACGGACCGATCAAGACTGTGACATGGCAAACAACGTCAGTGGTGCCTCGGTTCTTGAGCACTCTACTAGCGTCATGAGGTGCACCATTCCCCTTCAACAATTCGTCTATTGGTGGAGTGGATCATGGGAATCTGACTGGATGCTGGCCCCATGATTCAACTAATGAAATTCCTTCTCGAGTAGCTTCCTACCGAGCGTAAAGAGACTTAGCGATTCCTGCATAACGTTCTCAGGACGGTTGAGTGACACTCGGGGGTTAGTGAACACGGACGCACCAACTGAGTCAGCTTCTCGAGCCCAGCTATAGATCAAGGAAGGTATCAACTTGCAAGCACGAAAGTGGCAGTACAGCTGTGCTTGACATGGTTAGACGGGACCAAAGGCCCGGAACCCAACGATGGACAATCCTGAGCCATGCAATCCTAGCTTGACCAAGTATTTAAGGCAAGCTAGGGACCTTTTCGATATGTACTACCGCTAGGCTTCCCCGCGTCCCCTCCATTCCTCACCGCTGCCAGAGGCTGGCGCCGGGTAGGCCTTGGACGCAgccaaggaaggtggcggcggggagcTGCTTGCGCTTGGGTAGGCGGCTGGATCGGATCCGCCTGACCGGTACGGCCATTCGGAGGAGCTTTCCTCTGCTTGGTCAGCCGGTGCGGCGATCCGGGGTGAGGCCATGGATCGGACATGGTTGTTCCGTCTGATCCTTCCGGTCGTTTGGGACACTGCCGGTTGGGCTCGCCCGGAGATGCCTGATCTGGATCGGGATGCCTTTTAGCCTTCGTCCCCTGCTAGGTGTTCTTCTTCGTACGGATCTGGGTCGCAATACTTGACGATCCTCAATGTGGACGGacagtggcggagctagatgcAGATTACGCCTGGGGCTGTGCTATGTTGAGTGATAAACTTCTATGATTTTCTACACGTTGCATTAagaaattacaaaggaagttgtttctAGGCCTGGGGCTACAGCCCTAGCTGTCCcaggcctgtctccgccactgcgGACGGAGCTGGAGGTGAGGACTCAGATCGGGAGAAATCCCTAGTCGACCATTCGGCTGCGGCAGcggcgacgcctgagggcgccGCTTTCTTCTCCATGGAGACGTGCGTCAGATCTACTTGTACTTCCACCACGTCATTTGTCTCCCGGGTGAAAGCCCTAACTATGGTGGGTGGCGACGGCGCCTTTggcatcgttcccttcttgaaggcgccgccttgggagCTGTGTTACTATGGACACCGTTGGGTGGGCGTTGGCGGTGATCTGGATTAGGAGGTGGACCGGTGTTCATCATATGCATCGACGCCGATGGATCTCGGCAGCGTGGCGCAGTGGAGTCTCGGCGTCCGATGCTGATTGATGGATTCGCGCAGGAGGAAGGCATTGTTTGGCGTCACGGTGGCGTCGACGGTAGGCCTGGTAAAGTCGACGCGTCAGcgtctgctctgaagatggatcgatGGAAGATGGCGGCCGCTGCCTCAGAGAGTGTGCCGGACCGGTTTGCACCCTACACCCGGCAACTGGCTTagttggggcctccggctttagatgttaggctttgatgCGAAGTCTATTTGATTTTAGGCGCGAACTATTGGCACCCCTTCATCAAATTGAcgggagtagcgacagatgttgccaagatgatggTTTTATacttactgatgtattactttgtaaggtctttgtgaataattaataaaatagttgcatgcatcacccagatgcagaggccagggtcaatcctccttttcaaaataataataataataataataataataataataataataataataataataataataatttgtgAGGTAGCAGTGTGATTTTCTATGCATAAGTATCTGCAATGATTGCATTGCCTTTGATCGGTAGACGGATCTTTTTGGCTTTTGTAACAGCTGAGCACTTGGTAATAAAGTAAGGTCGTGCGTAAGGATGGCAATGTGTAGGGTATGGGGCAGGTAGAACAATACCATACCCATATCCATATAGTTAATGGGTACGAAATTATACCCATACTcatacccatgggtatgaaactttatCCGTACCCATACCCGATGGGTACTCTACCCATTGGGTAACCAGTGGGTAGATCAAACAGTAAACAATTTAGCCGCAATTTCACATTCGTCTATAGCACATTTGACAAACAAACATTTATCTCAACTCAATAATAGATAGATGAGTacatgacaattatctcaaatcAAATTGACAACTGGTGTCGATTTTAACATCGGTTCACAAGCTCACGATACAACTTCAACATAGCTAGACTTGTGAATTGTGGGCAAGGTTCACATGCCAGTAGTAACGGGTAGAATATGGGTATTTCCATGGGTAAAAGGCTATACCCGTGCCCGACCCATGACTTAATGGGTAGGGTATGAGTACTACCCGTGGGTACAAAATCATGCCCATACCCTATCCATGCGGGTACGGTATCTgcgggtacccgtacccatgggtaaaattgccatccttagtcgTGCGCATCAATCAACACAAAGACCGGAGTCCTGACACTGAAATGTATCCATTCTGCATATATTATTAGATAGTTCTTCCTTGCTACCATGTTCCATCCATTTTGTTCGCTTTGCTGCGAAATAGGAAGGTGCAACTCAACTCTTCCCAGAAAACATAATACACGAAGAGGTAGCCCTTGTCAACCTCATGGACAAACAAACCACGCGCATGATGGTCTTGCCTACATAGCCGTGCGGTTGTGGTACTTGTAACGCCTGTCGCAAGCGAGGAAGTAGGCAAAGTTGAATGTGCCCACCGCCGCAAGCGTCCAGTAGACGTTGTCCAGCCTCCCATGGTCTATGTTCTCCGGCAGCCACACGGTGACCCGCGTCACCACATCCATGAACATGGTGCTTGAGAAGAACCCCAGCGCGACGAGCATCGGCGCCATGGCCGTAGCCAGGCTCCGTAGCGTCTTGGGGAACTCCTGGTAGTAGAAGGCCATGTTGCCAGGAAAGTGTAGGGCCTCCCCGACCCCAGCGATTCCCATCGGGAACAGGAGCCACATCACGGACATGGGCACGCCAGGCTGTGCAAGCCTCCGGCGCTCCACCAGTGCGGCGGCGACCAGGGCCCCCACGTTCAACACGTGGCCGATGCCCACGCGCTGCAGCGGGGTCGGTGGCGTGCCGCCGGTGATCCTGCGCCAGAGAGGGAAGATAGCGCGGTCCAGGACCAGGGTGGCCAAGATGAACGAGACGCGACAGCTGACGCCGACCGACCCCGCCGGGATGCTGAAGTGTGGTCCGACGGAGCGGTCCATGGCGAGCGCCTGCAGGACGATCATGCCGATCATCACGCCGATCGACATGAACAACAGTATGCCGGAGGACCACAGCGGGAAGACGCTGACAACGGCCTTGAGGTCCTCCACTTGCTGCACCGTGCACAGCCGCCAGGCGCCAGCTGACGCATCCCCGGAAATGGATGATTTGTCGCTTGTAGTGATCATGGCGGCTCGATTCAGAAATCTGCAAGAACAAGGTCCAGCGGATGCATGATTCACCGATCCGGTGTCCTGTTTGGAAAACAGCTACAGAGGAAATGCCACCTACGTACTAGCTTACCTTAGGCTTTTACTTGGTGCCCCATCGCCGGATGGGTCCACAACAGCGCCGGCGCCCACATTGTACTGCACACTGCCTTGTGCGCCACCGACTTTGATGCTACCCTTGCGCACGGCGGCCACGATGACGCGAGCTAGCTCTGTGTATGGGCTGGCCTTTGTTGCTGGCATCCGGTAGTAACACACGCCTAGAAGAAGCATGATTGTGCCGAATGCCGTCGTGGCGAGGCAAACACCAAAGCCCACCGCCCATGACACACTGTCTTGGATGTAGACGATGGCTGTGTCGCCGAGCATGAAAGATGCGTAGAGGAAGACCAAGTACCAGTTGAAGAAGCTGTCCTTGTCGTGCGTGCTGTTGAACTGGTCCGCCCCCATTGTCGCGATGTTGAAACGTGTCCCGCCAGCGCCAATGGCGAGAAGACAAATGGCAGCGTACAACACAAAGAGTTGCCCGGGGGATCCTTGTTGGCACTCAGCCGACGACAATGTGCAGTGTGGCGGCCTCAGGGATGGCAGCGCCGCGGTGAGTGTGAACAACACAAAAGCCTGTATAATTACATCGTGAAAAACAATATTAACAAAAAAGACGATCATTTGCCATGGACCGTCAGGCTCAAATGCCTGAGAAACAGTTTTTATTGCGGTGCTTCAATTTTTTGTGTTGCATAAAAGGGAAGAGAATGCTGAAAACAACCAAGTGCTCATTCTGTTTACATGGTTTCCTAATCAAGGGAATAGGAAAATTAACAAGATGATATAGGAATCCTCCAAAATATTGCAAATCAAATGATCCCTAGCGACTCAATCTATGGATTGTTGCATTCATTTGTGGTAATAAGGGACTGCTGGTGTTGCAAGCATATAAAAGTCATTGTGCAGTGATGTTTCCTTAATGGTATGGTAAGATGTTGACAGTGGTAAATGATGATTTGTTGACATGTCGCAAACACATGAACAAAATGTTTGCATCATAAAAATAACTAGTGCAAAGAGTGAGTGGGTTCTCACGCGCCTAAGAATTTGCACATCGTTTTTGCACCAACAAAAAAATGATATAATAATCACTATAAAGTTTCATGTCACCAGGGGATTTATATGCTCAAGCCTCTCTCATCTTCAAAATATTTATGTGTAAAGTTCATGGTAATAATTTATTGACATCTGGATATGAAATGATCAGCGTATGCATTTTGAGATAGTTGCACGAAAGAGAGTTTTCTTTGTTTTACGTGAGGAGCATGTGTTGCTATTTGTCATTATCCTCAGATAAACGTGAAGTTGTCATGCATGGACAATTCAAATGGTTATTTTGACAGATAGCGTGACATGTTTTTCTTGACATTATATTACATGACATGACCATACGAATACTTTTGTTGCACATCGAACCGTGAGTTTCTTTTTATTAGTAGAAAAAAATAAGAGTATAATTCCACGGCAGATTACTCCTTCCGTTTCATAATTCTTGTCTTGGTTTTAGTTCAAGAACTAAAACCTTAGTATTTTTTTTAGAACACTAAAACCTTAGTCTTGATCTAAAATCACGACAAAAATTATGGAATTAGAGGGAGTACTTAAAATGAAAATAAATTATGCATAAGAAGGTTCAGGAAAGGAATATGGACACCCTATATGACTAAGTAGGCCATGTCCACAAACATATTTACCTCAACTTAGAACTATGCCACCTCGAAGGGCCACCTAACATGCGAGCATGCATGCAAGAAGTCAAATGTTTTAATCTATTATgtttatatttaataaatattttataATTATATAATAATCATATGTATTTACATTTTTTCCTCTTACACTATTAATCCAAATATTCACGTTCATATTATTCCtgtcttctatatctaaatagctaacACCCACTAACCCATTCCCTCAAACCCAAGCATGTCACCATATCATACAACATGCATGGGAAAATGCATGATAATATTCACCCACTAGCCCATTCCCTCAAACCCAAGCATGCATGATAATATTCATTTCACAATGCTATTTATTTTTATGAATACCACTATAAAATAATCAACACAATAAATAATAtgtgttttatttttattctcATATTATTACTCCAAATATTCAGTAATTTTTTATAGTTACATATAATAATATGTATTGCTAGCTAGTTTTTGTTTATATATGCTTAATTCAAATATTCATATTTGTATAACCAAATTCATTGAAATATATTGCAAGCAATTCCGGCGGTAACGCATGGTGTGTCATTTAGTTTTAAAGATGTGTTTCCGACGCTACTTATAGTTCGGCTCTATGAAGGACTAGTGTGCAATGACGCTTGAAAAGTTGTTGTCATCTCTCAAAGTTGGTCAAAACGGAGTGCCACAAATTAATTCGGTAGAGGTCGGACCAGAACGTTgatggcggcgccggcgaggatGACGGGGAAGCAGCCGAGGTAGGAGTCGGAGAGGA from Triticum aestivum cultivar Chinese Spring chromosome 4A, IWGSC CS RefSeq v2.1, whole genome shotgun sequence harbors:
- the LOC123083343 gene encoding protein NRT1/ PTR FAMILY 2.3-like, with product MDSSPRPQYLEDQEAQTKAGGKRGGWITLPFIVATMLGLGLAVNGTTSNMLVYLLKEYHVDGVKAAQIANVVRGSLNLVPIAGAVLSDSYLGCFPVILAGAAINVLAFVLFTLTAALPSLRPPHCTLSSAECQQGSPGQLFVLYAAICLLAIGAGGTRFNIATMGADQFNSTHDKDSFFNWYLVFLYASFMLGDTAIVYIQDSVSWAVGFGVCLATTAFGTIMLLLGVCYYRMPATKASPYTELARVIVAAVRKGSIKVGGAQGSVQYNVGAGAVVDPSGDGAPSKSLRFLNRAAMITTSDKSSISGDASAGAWRLCTVQQVEDLKAVVSVFPLWSSGILLFMSIGVMIGMIVLQALAMDRSVGPHFSIPAGSVGVSCRVSFILATLVLDRAIFPLWRRITGGTPPTPLQRVGIGHVLNVGALVAAALVERRRLAQPGVPMSVMWLLFPMGIAGVGEALHFPGNMAFYYQEFPKTLRSLATAMAPMLVALGFFSSTMFMDVVTRVTVWLPENIDHGRLDNVYWTLAAVGTFNFAYFLACDRRYKYHNRTAM